Proteins encoded in a region of the Dreissena polymorpha isolate Duluth1 chromosome 6, UMN_Dpol_1.0, whole genome shotgun sequence genome:
- the LOC127834899 gene encoding putative lipoyltransferase 2, mitochondrial, which translates to MLAARQLVHVINLQRMGFVCAFDVQMRYARYHLDELASRPYAQGIDVLLLVEHNPVYTVGLRDKSYSKEDEEKLRATGAEFHRTNRGGLITFHGPGQLVAYPIINLKHFKLGMRDYVCKLEKTMIDTCGFYGLKATTTKDTGVWIEDRKVGAVGIHGSRFITTHGVSLNCNTDLTWFDHIVPCGLEGKTTTSLSKELQKKVCITQTIPVFLKAFQERFGCELTEMFLVTQDHNLMPTPENLRKAEVV; encoded by the exons ATGTTAGCTGCAAGACAATTGGTCCATGTGATCAACCTCCAGCGAATGGGATTCGTCTGTGCATTTGACGTGCAAATGCGCTATGCTAGATACCATCTTGATGAATTAGCTTCCAGGCCTTATGCCCAAGGTATTGACGTTTTACTGTTAGTGGAACACAACCCTGTGTATACTGTTGGCCTTAGAGACAAATCTTATTCAAAAGAGGATGAGGAAAAATTGCGTGCAACTGGAGCCGAATTTCATCGCACTAATCGAGGAGGCCTTATTACGTTTCATGGTCCCGGTCAGTTGGTTGCCTACCCCATAATCAACCTTAAACATTTCAAACTGGGCATGCGAGATTACGTGTGTAAGCTAGAGAAGACTATGATTGACACTTGCGGGTTTTACGGCCTGAAAGCAACAACAACCAAAGATACTGGAGTGTGGATTGAAGATCGCAAAGTGGGTGCTGTTG GCATTCACGGCAGTCGCTTTATCACCACGCATGGCGTTTCCCTAAACTGTAACACCGACCTGACCTGGTTCGACCACATCGTGCCTTGTGGACTGGAGGGGAAAACCACAACCTCCCTATCAAAAGAGCTGCAGAAGAAGGTGTGCATCACACAGACTATTCCAGTGTTCCTTAAAGCCTTCCAGGAGAGATTTGGGTGTGAACTTACGGAGATGTTTTTGGTTACGCAGGACCATAATCTGATGCCTACCCCTGAAAACTTGCGAAAGGCCGAAGTGGTTTGA